The following are encoded together in the Chloroflexota bacterium genome:
- a CDS encoding ABC transporter ATP-binding protein: MNGNAGTMFLEMVDISVRYGAVRALTDVSLGVQKGEVVAVMGPNGAGKSTVLKAIMGLAPVVGGEVYWRQEPLVAATHEIVKQGIAFVPQGRRVFTHLTIQENLEMGCLYLNDTAEKARRLDSVLELFPILHEKRADYASQMSGGQQQMLALGRGLMAAPDVLLLDEPTLGLAPVVVKEVFQKVAEISQRLNTTIMVVEHNIKGVLDIVDRAYVLDMGRVVHDGTPQSVQETDILTQVFLGKVDAGEDQDAE; this comes from the coding sequence ATGAACGGCAACGCCGGAACGATGTTCCTCGAGATGGTCGACATTTCCGTGCGCTACGGGGCCGTGCGCGCCCTGACCGACGTATCGCTCGGAGTCCAGAAGGGCGAGGTCGTCGCAGTGATGGGTCCCAACGGGGCCGGGAAGTCCACCGTGCTCAAGGCCATCATGGGCCTCGCGCCCGTGGTCGGCGGCGAGGTGTACTGGCGTCAGGAACCGCTGGTGGCGGCGACCCACGAGATCGTCAAGCAGGGCATCGCCTTCGTGCCGCAAGGACGGCGCGTCTTTACCCATCTCACCATTCAAGAAAACCTGGAGATGGGCTGCCTCTACCTGAACGACACGGCGGAAAAAGCCCGCCGCCTGGATTCAGTGCTGGAGCTCTTCCCGATCCTGCATGAGAAGCGCGCCGACTACGCCAGCCAGATGTCCGGGGGGCAGCAGCAGATGCTGGCCCTGGGTCGCGGGCTCATGGCCGCGCCGGACGTGCTGCTGCTCGACGAGCCCACCCTGGGCCTGGCGCCGGTCGTGGTCAAAGAGGTGTTTCAGAAAGTCGCCGAGATCAGCCAGCGGCTCAACACCACGATCATGGTCGTGGAGCACAACATCAAGGGCGTGCTGGACATCGTCGACCGCGCCTACGTCCTCGACATGGGCCGCGTCGTCCACGACGGCACGCCCCAATCGGTCCAAGAAACCGACATCCTGACCCAGGTCTTCCTCGGCAAGGTCGACGCGGGGGAAGACCAGGACGCGGAGTAG
- a CDS encoding ATP-binding cassette domain-containing protein: MTTEVDPRVFALETKAISKSFGAVRAVDQLSISIFREWITCIVGPNGSGKSTLINLLSGMLPIDEGIVVIDTVGIRVLKAHETPDHGITRTFQEVRLFDQITVWDNIMVGLTERRLFPSLLERTRPRHEARAEEILRSVGMWEKRDAMAGDLSYGQRKLLEIGRVMALDVNIYLFDEPFAGLFPRMLERVKAILKEMRAQKRTVIFVSHNMDIVRELSDHIFVLDSGGLLAVGEVDEVLGRSTVIDAYLGH; this comes from the coding sequence GTGACCACCGAGGTCGATCCCCGTGTCTTCGCCCTGGAGACGAAGGCAATCTCCAAGAGCTTCGGCGCGGTGCGCGCCGTGGACCAACTCTCGATTTCCATCTTCCGGGAGTGGATCACCTGCATCGTCGGTCCAAACGGCTCGGGCAAGTCGACGTTGATCAACCTGCTGAGCGGCATGCTGCCCATCGACGAGGGCATCGTCGTCATCGACACCGTCGGCATCCGCGTCCTGAAGGCGCACGAGACGCCCGACCACGGCATCACCCGGACGTTCCAGGAGGTGCGGCTCTTCGACCAGATCACGGTGTGGGACAACATCATGGTCGGCCTCACGGAGCGCCGCCTGTTCCCCTCGCTGCTGGAGCGGACGAGGCCTCGCCATGAAGCGAGGGCCGAGGAAATCCTGCGGAGCGTCGGGATGTGGGAGAAGCGCGACGCCATGGCCGGCGATTTGTCCTACGGCCAGCGCAAGCTGCTGGAGATCGGCCGCGTGATGGCACTGGACGTGAACATCTATCTGTTCGACGAGCCCTTCGCCGGGCTGTTTCCCCGGATGCTGGAACGGGTCAAGGCCATCCTGAAGGAAATGCGGGCGCAGAAGCGCACCGTCATTTTCGTCTCCCACAACATGGACATCGTCCGCGAGCTGTCGGACCACATCTTTGTGCTGGACAGCGGCGGCCTCCTGGCCGTGGGAGAGGTCGACGAGGTGCTCGGTCGTTCCACGGTCATCGACGCCTACCTGGGCCACTAG